Genomic window (Candidatus Neomarinimicrobiota bacterium):
TAACGCTTTTCGATCGTACTTCGTTCGAATCGGTGGTGCCACTTTTAAATTTGTATCGAATGTTACCAAATCTTCATCAATAAAATAAAGATGATGAGGTGTCACCTCTGCAGTAACCAAATCATTCTTTTTCTTCATTTTACGAATATGGTCCGCAGATTTGGCCGAACTCACATGAGGCACATGAAGTCGGGCGCCGGTTAATTCAGTCAACTCTAAGTCACGGTAAACCATATTGGATTCTGTAATATCAGGACTGGCGGGCAAACCTAGGTTGGTGGAAACAACTCCCTCATGCATAACGCCATCCTTTTTTAAACAAAGATCTTCTGCATGGTTTATCACGGGCACATTAAACATAGTGGCATATTCAAGAGCATTCCGCATCATACCACTGTCTGTCACGGGGAGTCCATCATCACTAAAGGCTACCGCCCCTTCAGAAAGCATTATCCCCATTTCAGTGAGCTCTTTTCCATCTTGCCCTTTTGTGATTGCACCAATGGGATGAATATGAATGGGGCATTCTTCCGATCGATCCACCGTATAACGAATAGCTTCCGGTGAATCCAAAGGTGGATTAGTGTTGGGCATGACGCATACACGGGTAAATCCCCCAGCCAAGGCTGCCATAGATCCTGATTCCAATGTTTCTTTATCTTCTCGTCCCGGCTCACGAAAATGGACATGCACATCACAAAATCCGTGTGTAACAATCAACCCTTTACAGTCAATTACTTCAGCAGATTTTGGCGCTGATATTTTTCCTACCAATTTAATTTTTCCTTTTTCGATCAGAATGTCACCTTTTGTTTCCATTCCTAAAACAGGGTCCAAGATACTCCCACCCTTCAGTAAAACCTGATTTTTTAATTTTGATATTTTCATCTTAATCTTTTCCTTCTTCCTGCTTACCGCCCAATAGGAGATATAAAATTGCCATCCGGGAAGCAACACCATTGAGTACTTGATCCAGGATAATAGCTTGGTCACTATCTGCGACAGAACTGTCTATTTCCACACCACGGTTCATGGGGCCGGGATGCATAATTACTAATTCTTTTTTGTGCATGGCCAATCGTTCCGTGGTTATACCAAACAGGTTTCGATATTCCCGAACCGAAGGCAGTAAACCACCACCCATCCGTTCTCGCTGGATTCGTAAAACATTTAGGGCATCGGCCCATTCAATTACCTCATCCACGTTATAGTTCACTGATACACCCAATTCTTCTGCATATGGTGGAATCAAGGTTGAAGGACCACACAAGGTTACTTCTGCGCCCATAGTTTTGAGACCATAAATATTACTCAGCGCCACACGGCTATGAGAAATATCTCCAATGAGGGCAACTTTAAGTCCCTTTAAATAACCAAATTTTTCATGAAGGCTGGTCATATCTAAGATTGCTTGAGTTGGATGCTCGTGTGTTCCATCACCAGCATTGACCACAATGGCATCAATATGCTTGGTTAAATGCAGGGGTGCTCCCGGTGTGGGGTGACGCATCACCACTGCATCAATTTTCATTGCTTCAATGTTCTGGGCCGTATCTTTAAAGGTTTCCCCTTTTTGCAAACTAGAAGTGGATGCAGAAAAATTAACTGTATCGGCACTGAGCCTTTTTTGAGCTAATTCAAAACTGATTCGTGTCCGTGTGGAATTTTCAAAAAAGAGGTTTACGATTGTTTTTCCTTGTAATGACGGCACCTTTTTAATTGGCCGATCTAATACTCCTCGGAAAGTGAAGGCTGTATCAATAATAGTCTGGATATCTTCGGCGGGATAATTTTCCAGTCCCAGTAAATGTTTATGCTTCATTATACCTCCTCACTATAGCGCGTAAGGGTAACCAAATCTTTTTCATCTACTTCTTTCAGGCGCACTTCAACATGCTCCCCCTCGTGGGTGGGAATATTCTTTCCTACAAAGTCCGCACGAATTGGTACTTCTCGATGCCCCCGATCAACTAAGACCGCCAGTTGGACGCATTTGGGACGGCCAAAGGCATTTAACTCATCCATGGCAGCGCGGATTGTCCGGCCGGTGAAAAGAACATCATCCACAAGTACTACTATTTTATCATCGATAGAATCATTAATGTCAGTGCCTTTTACTTGAGGAACAACCAATCTGTCACGGAAGTCATCCCTGTGAAAGGTAATATCAACAGAACCGATTGGTACTTCAACTTCAGAAATTTTATGGATAAGGGACTGGAGCCGTTTGGCAAGTGGTTCGCCACGGGTTAGAATACCAATCAACATAAGATGATCGGGGCCGCCGTTTCGCTCAAGTATCTCATGGGCCAAGCGCG
Coding sequences:
- a CDS encoding dihydroorotase, coding for MKISKLKNQVLLKGGSILDPVLGMETKGDILIEKGKIKLVGKISAPKSAEVIDCKGLIVTHGFCDVHVHFREPGREDKETLESGSMAALAGGFTRVCVMPNTNPPLDSPEAIRYTVDRSEECPIHIHPIGAITKGQDGKELTEMGIMLSEGAVAFSDDGLPVTDSGMMRNALEYATMFNVPVINHAEDLCLKKDGVMHEGVVSTNLGLPASPDITESNMVYRDLELTELTGARLHVPHVSSAKSADHIRKMKKKNDLVTAEVTPHHLYFIDEDLVTFDTNLKVAPPIRTKYDRKALIKAVKDGTFDCIATDHAPHAIEEKEGTFDMAPFGMIGLESCFGAVNQVMVKENKMDRVKLIQMLTVNPREIMGFDNDLLAEGNDAELTIFDPNEKWTFSREDIQSRSSNSPYVGAPLTGRVKYTIVKEHITEIN
- a CDS encoding aspartate carbamoyltransferase catalytic subunit — translated: MKHKHLLGLENYPAEDIQTIIDTAFTFRGVLDRPIKKVPSLQGKTIVNLFFENSTRTRISFELAQKRLSADTVNFSASTSSLQKGETFKDTAQNIEAMKIDAVVMRHPTPGAPLHLTKHIDAIVVNAGDGTHEHPTQAILDMTSLHEKFGYLKGLKVALIGDISHSRVALSNIYGLKTMGAEVTLCGPSTLIPPYAEELGVSVNYNVDEVIEWADALNVLRIQRERMGGGLLPSVREYRNLFGITTERLAMHKKELVIMHPGPMNRGVEIDSSVADSDQAIILDQVLNGVASRMAILYLLLGGKQEEGKD
- the pyrR gene encoding bifunctional pyr operon transcriptional regulator/uracil phosphoribosyltransferase PyrR; translation: MASPRKKQVMDAIAVNRSVTRLAHEILERNGGPDHLMLIGILTRGEPLAKRLQSLIHKISEVEVPIGSVDITFHRDDFRDRLVVPQVKGTDINDSIDDKIVVLVDDVLFTGRTIRAAMDELNAFGRPKCVQLAVLVDRGHREVPIRADFVGKNIPTHEGEHVEVRLKEVDEKDLVTLTRYSEEV